A genome region from Tolypothrix sp. PCC 7712 includes the following:
- a CDS encoding DUF4351 domain-containing protein yields the protein MTEELERADNDSPWKEILEAYFPQAMHFFFPETAILIDWERPHEFLDKEFQQIARDAEQGRRYADKLVKVWQIQGEEIWLLIHVEIQARPEENFAQRMFSYNLRIFDKFGKPAISLAILCDAEPNWRPNQYNYNYPNTRLNFEFGTVKLLDYQNRWAELEKSDNPFATVVMAHLKTQQTSKKPGDRKTWKFSLIRRLYEQGLQEKDIRNLYQFIDWVMILPKALEAEFWEEFKQFEQERTMSYVTTGERIGYERGQQEQAQSLVLRQVKKRVGELPPEIQERIQSLSLGQLEALGEALLDFTGLEDLLSWLEANPAE from the coding sequence ATGACTGAGGAATTAGAAAGAGCCGATAATGATTCACCGTGGAAAGAAATATTAGAAGCGTACTTTCCCCAAGCCATGCATTTTTTCTTCCCAGAAACCGCCATACTAATTGACTGGGAACGTCCTCATGAATTTTTAGATAAAGAGTTTCAGCAAATAGCGCGTGATGCTGAACAAGGCAGAAGATACGCAGATAAATTGGTCAAAGTTTGGCAAATTCAAGGAGAAGAAATTTGGCTATTAATTCATGTTGAAATTCAAGCCAGACCGGAAGAGAACTTTGCCCAAAGGATGTTTTCTTATAATCTGCGAATATTTGACAAATTTGGCAAACCAGCAATTAGCTTGGCGATTCTGTGCGATGCTGAACCAAATTGGCGACCAAATCAATACAATTATAATTATCCCAATACCAGGCTAAATTTTGAATTTGGCACCGTCAAACTTCTCGATTATCAAAACCGTTGGGCAGAGTTAGAGAAGAGCGATAACCCATTTGCAACGGTTGTGATGGCACATTTAAAAACGCAGCAGACAAGTAAAAAACCAGGCGATCGCAAAACTTGGAAATTTAGCTTAATCCGTCGATTATACGAACAAGGACTGCAAGAAAAAGATATTCGTAACCTCTACCAATTTATTGATTGGGTTATGATTTTACCAAAAGCATTGGAAGCGGAGTTTTGGGAAGAATTTAAGCAGTTTGAACAGGAGCGAACTATGAGCTATGTAACAACTGGTGAACGTATTGGCTACGAACGGGGACAACAGGAACAAGCACAAAGTCTAGTGCTACGGCAAGTAAAAAAACGGGTGGGAGAGTTACCTCCGGAAATTCAAGAACGCATTCAATCGCTTTCTCTAGGGCAATTAGAAGCACTTGGCGAGGCTTTGTTAGATTTTACAGGACTAGAGGATTTACTTAGCTGGTTGGAAGCAAATCCTGCCGAGTAG
- a CDS encoding glycosyl transferase → MERPILYIAITNHGFGHASRMASVAATIQKLCPEVLLIMVTTAPRWLLECYIEGDFIHRPRAFDLGVIQADSLTMDKAATLDKLREIKQKQNSLVASEVNFIRQNRVHLILADIPFLASVIAKAANIPCWSMSNFGWDFIYRDWGGEFLEIADWISECYSKCDRLYRLPFHEPMSAFSNIIDVGLTGGSPRYAADDLRSIWGIAAPVEKTILLTFGGLGVQQLPYDNLRFFPDWQFIVFDQSAPDLPNVVKITDRKYRPVDFMPICGRVVSKPGYGTFAEAIKLEVPIATVTREGFAEAAFLVEGLINYHPHQILTPSEFFQGTWDFLYQPLLQPKLSQPIAKDGNEAIANAVMQYFSMS, encoded by the coding sequence ATGGAACGCCCAATTTTATACATAGCTATTACTAACCACGGTTTTGGTCATGCTAGTCGCATGGCATCAGTCGCCGCCACTATTCAAAAGTTATGTCCAGAAGTTTTGTTAATCATGGTGACGACTGCACCGAGGTGGTTACTAGAGTGCTACATCGAAGGTGATTTTATCCATCGTCCTAGGGCTTTTGATTTGGGTGTCATCCAAGCAGATAGCTTGACAATGGATAAAGCTGCGACTTTAGACAAATTAAGAGAAATTAAGCAGAAGCAGAATTCCCTAGTGGCATCGGAAGTCAATTTTATCCGCCAAAATCGCGTCCATCTGATCTTGGCGGATATCCCCTTTCTCGCCTCTGTAATTGCTAAGGCTGCAAATATCCCCTGCTGGTCGATGAGTAACTTTGGCTGGGATTTTATCTATCGTGATTGGGGTGGGGAATTTTTGGAAATTGCTGACTGGATTAGTGAGTGTTATTCAAAATGCGATCGCCTGTATCGTCTCCCTTTCCATGAGCCAATGTCTGCTTTTTCCAATATTATTGATGTGGGTTTAACAGGTGGTTCACCCCGTTACGCTGCTGATGATTTGCGTTCCATCTGGGGTATCGCTGCACCTGTGGAAAAGACGATTCTACTGACTTTCGGCGGCTTAGGTGTGCAGCAGCTTCCTTACGATAACCTGCGCTTTTTCCCCGATTGGCAATTTATTGTATTTGATCAATCTGCCCCAGATTTACCCAATGTAGTAAAAATTACTGACCGTAAATACCGACCTGTAGATTTTATGCCGATTTGTGGGCGAGTTGTATCTAAACCTGGCTACGGTACTTTTGCGGAGGCTATTAAATTAGAAGTACCTATTGCTACTGTTACTCGTGAAGGCTTTGCGGAAGCAGCTTTTTTAGTAGAAGGATTGATAAATTATCATCCGCATCAAATCCTTACCCCATCTGAGTTTTTCCAAGGAACTTGGGATTTTCTGTATCAACCCCTGCTGCAACCAAAGCTATCCCAACCAATTGCTAAAGATGGCAATGAAGCGATCGCAAATGCTGTGATGCAATATTTTTCTATGAGTTAA
- a CDS encoding toxin-activating lysine-acyltransferase, with product MVLISESPTINSSFSESIKEGNVRNSFSTQQPLKLIGSITHLMISSPLHRKYKIASISERFVPSLIHNQFRYYEIDGNPIGFVNWAWLTDEVEEKFLKGKYVLQLDEWQGGNNLWFPEFIAPFGHARLIIKDLRNNIFPKGTPAKSLKINPDGTLKSIYRWTA from the coding sequence ATGGTTTTAATATCAGAATCACCAACAATAAATAGCAGTTTTTCCGAAAGCATCAAAGAGGGTAACGTAAGAAACTCATTTTCTACTCAGCAACCTTTAAAACTGATTGGCTCAATCACCCATTTAATGATTTCTTCTCCACTGCATAGGAAATATAAAATTGCCAGTATTTCCGAGCGATTTGTCCCTAGCTTAATTCATAATCAATTTCGCTACTACGAAATTGACGGAAATCCCATCGGCTTTGTTAACTGGGCATGGCTAACTGATGAAGTTGAGGAAAAATTTCTCAAAGGAAAATATGTTTTGCAACTTGATGAATGGCAGGGTGGAAACAATTTATGGTTCCCTGAATTTATTGCTCCCTTCGGTCATGCTCGTCTAATTATCAAAGATTTACGTAACAATATTTTCCCCAAAGGAACACCAGCCAAATCTCTCAAAATAAATCCTGACGGAACTCTAAAATCCATCTACAGATGGACAGCATAA
- a CDS encoding calcium-binding protein, translated as MGQVISGVDEVLKTGEDLYNDAVDGGEDLYNKAVDAGVDAGKYIADTSEDLFNAGVKAIKDLVIKKGGDGNDSIEIDVVGEAYGNGGDDTLKAYALYVKLDGGSGNDTIKSNSGVSKLYGGSGNDSIEAWGAYNYIDGGSGNDTIKTYAAFNKIIAGSGDDYVEAWGGKNVAYGDDGDDTIKLYGGKNEVHGWTGDDRIYVYGGYNKVVAEQDNDYVQAWGGYNDVDLGDGNDTVDAYGGKNVVKSGSGDDNVEALGGENTAYGDNGNDTIRLYGGKNEAHGGAGDDRIYVYGGYNKVVAEQDNDYVQAWGGYNDIDAGEGDNTVKAYGGYNKIKTGGKSNYNYIEADGGANNITGSNSEETYWEQEVVGWKDVSISTSFGTITEKVPIVGLVEKQYAGNDQIKAIGGYNKILAGSGHDNVQALGGYNNIDAGEGNDIVKTDGGYNKILAGSGDDNVQALGGYNNIDAGEGDNTVKAYGGYNKIKIGGKSNYNYIEADGGANNITGSSAETYSEQQLVGWKDVSISTPFGTITEKVPVYVSVQKQYAGNDEIIAFGGANIINAGSGNNKVIAGGLANVIQTGSGSDYIEAVGGANVIISGSGKDKVMTGGLANAVYDSGGDNEIYGLGGGNVFLKTGDGIDIMAAVGGLNVLTKVGNGNTTMVAAGAYNALTKVGNGNDTMVSLGIGSVVTKVGNGRSTMVSGALYNILTSWGDSKDVMVAVGKVNAMIGGGNNDVMIAAGMGNIAFGDSLGIGLNGFGSSETKNAGKDAKTDQLNSRVDAKNVGNVDATLLATGNDVMVALGQYNAVVAGKGQDIVITGGLYNFTFGDDLFDIDLPDLSGISLPELKTIIPDLNFNAILKFDVPAIKVPDVNVAIPDLTFDVDFDLFNVDFSIPDLSLPTFSLPDLGLPNYSLPNLSLPNISIPNLSLPNISLPAISLPNLSFPKISLPDLPGIELPNVSLPTLSLPNLPKLALPTFSIPSLSLPSLPDIDLPDFSLPSLPKFYLPSFSLPTVPSFSLPTVSVPNFDGFSLNASRYNFDFFNNNGDILFTAGKLNLVNAGLGDDILVSAGVNNGLLAGSGNDLVLGAGQRNIILAGDGNDLVFAAGKTNRVYGGMGLDTIVTAGEENKVEGGDDSDILVGLGKKNSLKGDAGQDILFAGGESNSFDGGEGDDIIIGFGKNNKKVEGGDGNDWIVAGGEINGIYGGTGDDTIVSIGKANIIWAAEGNDTVFAGGYSNVIYADGGDDFVLSVGASNVIEAGSGNDTILTGGYSNIIRGGEGNDVVLAGGYSNIIYGGSGNDTILAGGESNIINASDGNDIILAGGITNIINAGLGNDVIFSVGVSGGINGSDGSDFIIGGGSNNTFDGGNGSDRLILLGHQNNFKGSQGNDTYVVGGDDLLNSVGAVNKLQTAFISNLGDDTSQDVLLFSGQTKKEKIRFQQSGTSDLQVSIVGQSSSIIIQDWFTGGVSQRIDTFQIGNSGASLQQSQVQGLVNAWSQFDAGTLTAVGLNNTIQSTWA; from the coding sequence GTGGGACAAGTTATAAGTGGCGTAGATGAGGTTCTGAAGACCGGAGAAGACTTGTATAACGATGCTGTAGATGGTGGAGAAGATTTATATAACAAGGCTGTCGATGCTGGAGTTGATGCTGGAAAATATATTGCAGATACCTCAGAAGACTTGTTTAATGCTGGTGTTAAAGCTATCAAAGATTTGGTTATTAAAAAAGGTGGTGATGGTAACGATAGTATTGAAATCGATGTTGTTGGTGAAGCCTATGGGAATGGAGGAGATGACACCCTCAAAGCCTATGCACTTTACGTCAAACTAGACGGTGGTTCGGGTAATGACACTATCAAATCTAATTCTGGCGTAAGTAAGCTTTATGGGGGTTCGGGTAATGACTCTATAGAAGCTTGGGGAGCTTATAACTATATTGATGGTGGTTCGGGTAATGACACCATCAAAACCTACGCTGCTTTCAACAAAATCATAGCTGGTTCTGGTGATGACTATGTAGAAGCCTGGGGTGGTAAAAACGTAGCCTATGGTGATGATGGCGACGATACAATTAAACTATACGGTGGCAAAAACGAGGTTCACGGCTGGACTGGTGATGACCGTATTTATGTGTATGGTGGCTATAACAAGGTTGTAGCAGAACAAGATAATGACTATGTACAAGCTTGGGGTGGTTATAACGATGTAGACCTTGGAGACGGTAATGATACAGTTGATGCCTACGGTGGTAAGAATGTAGTCAAATCTGGTTCTGGTGATGACAATGTAGAAGCCTTGGGTGGTGAGAACACAGCCTATGGTGATAATGGCAACGATACAATTAGACTATACGGTGGTAAAAACGAAGCTCACGGTGGGGCTGGTGATGACCGTATTTATGTTTATGGTGGCTATAACAAGGTTGTAGCAGAACAAGATAATGACTATGTACAAGCTTGGGGTGGTTATAACGATATAGATGCTGGAGAAGGTGATAATACCGTTAAAGCCTACGGTGGTTACAACAAAATTAAAACAGGTGGTAAGAGTAACTACAATTACATTGAAGCAGATGGCGGCGCTAATAATATTACGGGTTCTAACTCTGAGGAGACTTATTGGGAACAGGAGGTGGTGGGATGGAAAGATGTATCTATCTCCACTTCATTTGGAACTATCACAGAAAAAGTGCCGATAGTTGGATTAGTAGAGAAGCAATATGCGGGAAATGATCAGATCAAAGCCATCGGGGGTTATAACAAAATTCTAGCTGGTTCTGGTCATGACAATGTACAAGCTTTGGGAGGATACAACAATATAGATGCTGGAGAAGGTAATGATATTGTTAAAACCGATGGTGGTTATAACAAAATTCTAGCTGGTTCTGGCGATGACAATGTACAAGCTTTGGGAGGATACAACAATATAGATGCTGGAGAAGGTGATAATACCGTTAAAGCCTACGGTGGGTATAACAAAATTAAAATAGGTGGTAAGAGTAACTACAATTACATTGAAGCAGATGGCGGCGCTAATAATATTACGGGTAGTTCTGCGGAGACTTATTCGGAACAGCAATTGGTGGGATGGAAAGATGTATCTATTTCCACTCCATTTGGAACTATCACAGAAAAAGTGCCTGTATATGTATCAGTACAGAAGCAATATGCGGGAAATGATGAAATCATAGCTTTCGGTGGAGCAAATATCATCAATGCCGGTTCTGGAAATAATAAAGTCATTGCTGGTGGTTTAGCCAATGTAATTCAGACGGGTTCGGGTAGTGACTATATCGAAGCTGTTGGTGGAGCTAATGTTATTATCTCTGGCTCTGGCAAGGATAAAGTCATGACTGGCGGTTTAGCTAATGCTGTCTATGACTCCGGTGGTGATAATGAAATTTACGGTCTTGGCGGTGGTAACGTTTTTCTCAAAACTGGTGATGGTATTGACATAATGGCTGCTGTTGGTGGACTGAACGTTCTTACCAAAGTTGGTAACGGGAACACCACAATGGTCGCTGCTGGAGCTTATAACGCTCTCACCAAGGTTGGTAACGGTAATGACACAATGGTTTCCCTTGGTATCGGTAGTGTCGTCACTAAAGTTGGCAATGGTCGTTCCACGATGGTTAGTGGTGCTTTATATAACATTTTGACTTCCTGGGGTGACAGTAAAGATGTGATGGTGGCTGTCGGTAAAGTCAATGCCATGATTGGTGGTGGCAATAACGATGTCATGATCGCTGCGGGAATGGGTAATATTGCTTTTGGAGACTCGTTGGGAATAGGGTTAAATGGCTTTGGTTCCAGTGAAACGAAAAATGCTGGCAAAGATGCCAAGACAGATCAACTTAATTCCAGAGTAGATGCCAAAAATGTAGGTAATGTAGATGCAACTTTACTGGCGACAGGAAATGATGTCATGGTCGCTCTTGGGCAGTACAATGCCGTTGTTGCTGGCAAAGGTCAAGATATTGTCATTACTGGAGGATTATATAACTTTACCTTTGGTGATGACCTGTTTGATATCGATTTGCCGGACTTGAGTGGAATTAGTTTACCCGAATTGAAGACAATAATTCCCGATCTCAACTTTAATGCGATTTTGAAGTTCGATGTGCCAGCCATCAAGGTGCCTGATGTTAATGTAGCTATCCCTGATTTAACCTTTGATGTTGATTTTGACTTATTTAATGTTGATTTTTCGATACCAGACCTTTCCCTTCCTACTTTTTCATTACCCGATTTAGGCTTACCCAATTATTCTTTACCCAATCTATCTTTGCCGAATATTTCTATTCCCAATCTATCCTTACCGAATATTTCTTTACCGGCGATTTCTCTACCTAATTTATCCTTCCCGAAAATTTCCTTACCTGATTTACCAGGGATTGAGCTTCCCAATGTCAGTCTGCCAACACTTTCGTTACCTAATTTGCCAAAGTTAGCCTTACCGACTTTTTCCATCCCAAGCTTATCTTTACCATCTTTACCAGATATAGATTTACCTGACTTTTCTTTACCTAGTTTACCTAAATTCTATCTTCCCAGTTTTAGTCTACCGACTGTACCTAGTTTTTCTCTACCGACTGTATCTGTTCCCAATTTTGATGGATTTTCACTCAACGCATCTCGATATAATTTTGACTTTTTCAACAATAACGGAGATATTCTCTTTACTGCTGGAAAGTTAAACCTAGTCAATGCAGGTTTAGGTGATGACATTTTGGTTAGTGCAGGGGTAAATAATGGTCTGTTGGCTGGAAGTGGCAATGATTTGGTCTTAGGAGCAGGTCAAAGGAATATCATTCTGGCTGGAGATGGTAACGACCTTGTTTTTGCTGCGGGTAAAACGAATCGTGTTTATGGGGGTATGGGATTAGACACTATAGTTACCGCAGGGGAAGAAAATAAAGTTGAGGGAGGAGATGATAGTGACATTCTTGTTGGTTTAGGTAAAAAGAACTCACTTAAAGGTGATGCAGGTCAAGATATTCTCTTCGCAGGGGGTGAGTCGAATTCCTTTGATGGTGGTGAAGGAGATGATATTATTATCGGTTTTGGTAAGAACAATAAAAAAGTTGAGGGAGGTGATGGAAATGACTGGATTGTAGCAGGTGGTGAAATTAATGGCATCTATGGTGGAACAGGGGATGATACTATCGTCAGTATCGGCAAAGCTAACATTATTTGGGCTGCTGAAGGCAATGATACTGTCTTCGCTGGTGGTTACAGCAATGTCATCTATGCAGATGGTGGTGATGATTTTGTCTTGAGTGTCGGTGCGAGTAATGTCATTGAAGCTGGATCAGGCAATGATACGATATTGACTGGTGGTTACAGTAATATCATTCGCGGTGGAGAAGGTAATGATGTCGTCTTAGCTGGTGGTTACAGTAATATCATCTATGGCGGTAGCGGTAATGATACTATCTTGGCTGGTGGTGAAAGTAATATCATCAATGCCAGTGACGGCAATGATATCATCTTAGCTGGTGGTATCACTAACATCATCAATGCCGGATTAGGAAATGACGTTATTTTCAGTGTTGGTGTGAGTGGTGGTATTAATGGCAGCGACGGTAGTGACTTTATTATTGGTGGAGGAAGTAATAACACCTTTGATGGTGGAAATGGTAGCGATCGCTTGATTCTCTTAGGTCATCAGAACAATTTCAAAGGTTCTCAAGGCAATGATACCTATGTTGTTGGCGGCGACGATCTCCTCAATTCTGTAGGGGCTGTCAACAAGCTACAAACTGCTTTTATTAGTAACCTGGGTGATGACACTTCTCAAGATGTCTTACTCTTTAGTGGTCAAACTAAGAAAGAAAAAATTCGCTTCCAGCAATCAGGGACATCCGATTTGCAAGTAAGTATTGTTGGTCAATCTTCCAGTATTATTATTCAAGATTGGTTTACTGGTGGAGTCAGTCAACGAATCGATACCTTCCAAATTGGTAATAGTGGAGCCAGTTTACAGCAATCTCAAGTCCAGGGATTGGTTAATGCTTGGAGTCAGTTTGATGCAGGAACATTAACTGCGGTGGGGCTGAATAACACCATTCAATCAACTTGGGCTTAA
- a CDS encoding YybH family protein — translation MITTTTLSISDAIVAANKNFMQTFARGDAASLANLYTQDAQIFPTHSDLIATRQGIAEFWEAIFRLNISQATLETLEVESHGNTAIEVGKYLLSDRNGQMVDRGKYIVVWKQEDGQWRLHRDMWNSSLSS, via the coding sequence ATGATAACTACAACAACTCTCAGCATTAGTGATGCAATTGTCGCAGCCAACAAGAACTTTATGCAGACTTTTGCCAGGGGTGATGCTGCAAGTTTAGCTAACCTGTACACACAAGATGCTCAAATCTTCCCCACCCACAGCGATTTAATTGCTACAAGACAAGGGATTGCAGAATTCTGGGAAGCAATTTTTCGACTGAATATTAGCCAAGCAACCCTAGAAACCCTAGAGGTAGAAAGTCACGGTAATACAGCCATTGAAGTAGGAAAATATTTGTTGAGCGATCGCAATGGGCAAATGGTAGATAGAGGTAAGTATATCGTTGTCTGGAAACAAGAAGATGGACAGTGGCGACTACATCGCGATATGTGGAACAGCAGCCTATCTAGTTAA
- a CDS encoding SDR family oxidoreductase — protein sequence MNIKNSVVLITGANRGIGEAFVKALSDAGASRIYATARNIDSLKEIVAINPTRIIPLELDITNPEQIAQVAELAQDVNLLINNAGVGSGGGFFKANSVEIARWEMETNYFGSLYMIRAFAPILKQNSGGAIANILSIASVMSIPMFGSYSASKAALHSLTQGVRAELAAQGTLVVGVYPGPVDTDMGKQVPLDKVPPSQIALSTLQAIEQGIEDVNPDPTSQQVFTSIQQDAKALEKQFATLLPQLPQ from the coding sequence ATGAATATTAAAAATTCAGTTGTTCTAATTACTGGTGCTAATCGCGGGATTGGTGAGGCTTTTGTCAAAGCCTTATCTGATGCAGGTGCTTCCCGAATCTATGCAACGGCGCGCAACATTGATTCTCTCAAAGAAATTGTCGCAATTAACCCCACAAGAATTATTCCCCTAGAATTAGATATTACCAATCCCGAGCAAATTGCCCAAGTAGCCGAATTAGCCCAGGATGTGAATTTATTAATTAACAATGCAGGCGTAGGTAGTGGAGGTGGATTTTTCAAAGCCAACAGCGTAGAAATTGCACGTTGGGAAATGGAAACTAACTACTTTGGCTCACTCTACATGATTCGCGCCTTTGCACCAATTCTCAAACAAAATAGTGGTGGTGCGATCGCCAATATACTTTCCATCGCATCTGTAATGAGCATACCAATGTTTGGCTCTTATAGCGCTTCCAAAGCTGCATTACATTCCCTCACCCAAGGAGTACGCGCTGAACTAGCCGCACAAGGAACCTTAGTCGTAGGCGTATATCCCGGGCCTGTAGATACAGATATGGGTAAACAGGTACCCTTAGACAAAGTTCCACCCAGCCAAATCGCACTTTCTACACTACAAGCAATCGAACAAGGAATTGAAGACGTAAATCCCGATCCCACTTCACAGCAGGTATTTACCAGTATTCAGCAAGATGCGAAAGCTCTAGAAAAACAGTTTGCCACACTATTACCACAATTACCACAATAG
- a CDS encoding secondary thiamine-phosphate synthase enzyme YjbQ, whose translation MTHYQKLLRVSTTGKSFQNITAKIEAIVAESGVETGLCTLFLRHTSASLVIQENADPDVLVDLANFMAKLVPESGKYIHDAEGPDDMPAHIRSALTHTSEHIPINRGHLVLGTWQGIYVWEHRQRSHVRELVVHISG comes from the coding sequence GTGACTCATTACCAAAAGCTACTTAGAGTTTCCACTACTGGCAAGTCTTTTCAAAATATCACCGCAAAAATTGAAGCGATTGTTGCTGAGTCGGGGGTGGAAACTGGCCTGTGTACTCTATTTTTACGCCACACTTCCGCTAGTTTAGTGATTCAAGAAAATGCTGACCCTGATGTGCTGGTGGATTTGGCTAACTTTATGGCGAAACTTGTACCAGAATCAGGCAAGTACATTCATGATGCAGAAGGGCCTGATGATATGCCGGCGCATATCCGTTCTGCTTTGACTCATACCTCAGAACATATCCCCATTAATCGCGGCCATTTGGTGTTGGGGACTTGGCAAGGTATTTATGTTTGGGAACATCGTCAGCGCAGTCATGTTAGAGAATTAGTAGTCCACATCTCTGGATAG
- a CDS encoding helix-turn-helix transcriptional regulator: MVWDLNLEINDPEQYVKLLPTISKHIPNAKDYKILWRLAQLENFDLLNIVWQAGSSYTQGYNLPGKIVFTFFEGEHLFKVGSEELLINNQHLCIAQQGLEHIRLKHVSSYSALSIYIDEFRYFSELSKYLDRQIDNPKLVQVFDRTSDYGRSLYQMVLTLWNLIDTNGHPIAVKNLELAIFSSLVQGPFYKGSERESDRILVPEKTAKVSEISIARVREAADYIRANLKKNLTIGEIASAIQCSSRSLQVAFARHYGFSPNEYLRNCRLEAAHVELLSGEKTITSVALEYGFSNTGRFAKYFQQYFGKHPSVILRNVAKCMT; the protein is encoded by the coding sequence ATGGTCTGGGATCTGAATTTGGAGATAAACGATCCTGAGCAATATGTTAAGTTGCTACCAACTATCAGTAAGCATATACCCAATGCCAAAGATTATAAGATTTTGTGGCGGCTGGCCCAGTTAGAAAACTTTGACCTGCTCAACATTGTTTGGCAAGCTGGAAGTAGTTATACACAGGGATATAATCTCCCTGGTAAAATCGTTTTTACTTTTTTTGAAGGTGAGCATCTCTTTAAAGTAGGCTCAGAAGAATTACTGATTAATAATCAACATTTGTGTATCGCACAGCAGGGTTTAGAACATATACGCCTCAAGCATGTATCTTCTTACAGTGCTTTATCAATTTATATAGATGAATTTCGCTATTTCAGTGAACTTAGTAAATATCTGGATAGACAAATTGATAATCCTAAATTGGTGCAAGTTTTTGACCGCACCAGTGATTATGGTCGTTCGTTGTACCAAATGGTGTTGACTCTCTGGAATTTAATTGATACAAACGGACATCCCATCGCTGTGAAAAATTTGGAATTGGCGATTTTTTCTAGTTTAGTGCAAGGGCCATTTTACAAGGGTTCGGAGCGTGAGAGCGATCGCATACTTGTTCCAGAAAAAACCGCCAAAGTATCTGAAATTTCCATTGCTCGTGTACGAGAAGCCGCAGACTACATCCGAGCAAATCTGAAAAAAAATCTGACTATCGGTGAGATTGCATCTGCAATACAATGCAGTAGTCGTTCTTTACAAGTAGCCTTTGCTCGTCATTACGGTTTTTCCCCCAATGAATACTTACGTAATTGCAGACTGGAAGCTGCTCATGTCGAGTTACTCTCAGGAGAAAAAACAATTACGTCTGTGGCGCTAGAATATGGCTTTTCTAACACTGGTCGTTTTGCTAAATATTTTCAGCAATACTTTGGTAAACACCCTTCCGTGATTTTACGTAATGTAGCAAAGTGCATGACCTGA